The following coding sequences are from one Sphaeramia orbicularis chromosome 11, fSphaOr1.1, whole genome shotgun sequence window:
- the LOC115428096 gene encoding gastrula zinc finger protein XlCGF57.1-like, whose product MSKIQMYEEEEYCRTKEENERPDAVWNQKVQIHTSGCPVDVQQLLVVKVEVLPGEQNWNPSLDQEDLDPPHIKEEQEEVWTNQKADITRLPSTCVPVKSEDDEEKVHSPHLHHRQTMENREEPVEEDCGSGPVSSFNPHLKTQTVEQGSVSLKSEDSAEREFWNDICEHQSVMKSSDINDEGSKTKLHCSECGKTFYFRSVLETHMRVHTGEKPFTCSLCGKKFARKEALVPHMRVHTGEKPFCCSVCGKRFSQKGNLHDHMASHTEVKPFSCSVCQKSFGHKSSIKTHMAAHTGEKLFRCSVCGKRFVHGSSLRRHVRHHSASECDTKTQSNTKKNRDGAVRDVGEQLKQHLCSECGKTFVCRAKLDIHMRVHTGERPFYCSVCGKRFTSNSTLTAHMKVHTGEKPFGCSECGKRFTQKTGVERHMRLHTGEKPFGCVVCQKRFKRKHHVQIHMKVHTRE is encoded by the exons atgtctaaaattcAGATGTACGAGGAAGAAGAATAttgtcgaactaaagaagaaaacgAGCGACCGGACGCAGTTTGGAACCAGAAAGTCCAAATACACACTTCAG GTTGTCCTGTAGATGTCCAGCAACTGTTGGTGGTTAAAGTAGAGGTTCTCCCTGGGGAGCAGAACTGGAACCCCAGTCTGGACCAGGAGGACCTAGACCCCCCTCATattaaagaggaacaggaggaggtgtGGACCAATCAGAAGGCTGATATCACCAGGCTCCCATCCACTTGTGTCCCTGTGAAGAGTGAAGATGATGAAGAGAAAGTTCACTCCCCACACCTTCATCACAGACAAACTATGGAGAATAGAGAGGAACCAGTTGAAGAGGACTGTGGATCAGGACCAGTCAGCAGCTTTAAtccacatttaaaaacacagactGTTGAGCAGGGCTCGGTGTCTTTAAAAAGTGAGGACAGTGCTGAAAGGGAGTTTTGGAACGATATCTGTGAACATCAGTCAGTAATGAAGTCAAGCGATATAAATGATGAAGGATCTAAAACAAAACTTCACTGCTCTGAGTGTGGCAAAACCTTCTACTTCAGATCAGTTTTAGAGACACACATGAGGGttcacacaggagagaaaccaTTTACTTGCTCACTCTGTGGCAAAAAATTTGCTCGGAAGGAAGCCTTAGTTCCACACATGAGAGttcacacaggagagaaaccattttgttgttcagtgtgtggtAAAAGATTCAGTCAGAAAGGAAACTTGCATGATCACATGGCGAGTCATACAGAAGTGAAACCCTTCAGCTGTTCAGTTTGTCAGAAAAGTTTTGGACATAAAAGTTCTATCAAGACACACATGGCAGCTCACACAGGAGAAAAACTGTTCCGCTGTTCAGTATGTGGTAAAAGATTTGTACATGGGTCAAGTTTACGTCGTCATGTGAGACATCATTCTGCCAGTGAATGCGACACCAAAACTCAGAGTAACACAAAGAAAAATAGAGATGGTGCTGTAAGAGATGTAGGAGAACAACTCAAACAGCATCTGTGCTCTGAATGTGGAAAAACATTTGTCTGCAGAGCAAAGTTAGACATCCACATGAGAGTCCACACAGGAGAAAGACCATTTTATTGTTCCGTTTGTGGGAAAAGATTTACCAGTAATTCAACCTTAACTGCTCACATGAAGGTCCACACTGGTGAGAAACCATTTGGCTGTTCAGAATGTGGTAAAAGATTCACTCAGAAAACAGGTGTAGAGCGTCACATGAGGCTCCACACAGGAGAGAAGCCTTTTGGCTGTGTAGTTTGTCAGAAACGCTTCAAACGTAAACATCATGTTCAGATACATATGAAGGTCCACACAAGAGAATAG